TGCTTCTGCAGTGATATCACACAGTTAAGCATGATTGAGTACCCCTTGGCACATGTGGCACACAGAGTTGGATTACATAGCTCGTTTGCTATGTGTTTGCAAAGTTCCTACACAGGGGACTATGTATACCTATTGGAGTTCTTTTTACCCCAAGATAACAAGTCAGATTGCAGGAGTCCACAAACCATATTGAATATGCTATTGGCCTCGATGGAGCGACAATTTCGAAGTTTCAAGCTTGCTTCTGGACAAAAACTGGGAGAGAAATTATCTGTCGAAATTATACCTGTTCCTTCAGATGATGGACTCAACTCTTTTGAGATATGCCATGGTGTGAAACCTTTGTCTGATATTGAAGCAGTAGCACGTCCGGGAAAAATAGAGTGGTTTGACCCATTAAACAGATTACTGAAAAGTGGAAATACAGTACATATTTGTCCTGAAAATATTGATCTAACAACATCATCAAGAACTGCTAACACTACAACAAAACTAACAAATGTGAGGGTGCTAACTAATAGAGTTGTTTCCAATAGCTCTGAGGAAGAAAGCATGATGAAGATATCCGAAGGACACCACAGAATTAACAGAGTAGTGCTTCCGCAATCAGTTGGTGCAAAAGTCAATGGCACTGATACCACTCTTGGTAAtaaaactaaattcttttaacAGATCTATTGCATCTCTGATTGTATGTTGATGTTATTCTAAGTAAATTCTTAGTACATTTGCAGCCAGCCAATCTGCTCCAAATAGTCTTGGCACAAAGCATCTTGAAATTAACGACATGAATTGCTCCAGTGATCAGCTTCAATCTGCCAATGTTGCTGATAGACATTGTGAAGAATCCAGTGGAGGTGAAACCACAACTTCCTTGACTCATGCTGCAAAGCCCGCCACACAAGCTGTGGGAGTGCAGAACGAAAGCACCGTTCCAAGAAAATGTCCAAAGTTTCTACTCTCTGGGGTTCGTGGTGATGAGCTAGAAAGGTTAGCCAAGGTGTCTAAGTTTTATGATCGTGCGGAGCTCCAGGTTTGAGCTCTTTCCAAACAATCACTGACTTTCTAACAGTATCATTAAGTCAAAACTCAAAATTGTTGATTGATGCACATGATTTGTATTGATTTGATTCaaatttgatttgatttgatttgattacTCTAGGTCAGCCATAGATTTGGAGATATTTATATCCTAGGTGAAAGTTCAACTATGCTGAACTTTGGCAACCGGTGGTTTATAGATTTGAGAGAAGACTGGGGGGATGGATGACAATACTTGTCAAAAAGGGGGAGAATCATGCTATAAAATTACAGTTTCATTTTCAGTGGGTAAGTTTGAAAGTTAATGAGAGACTTGTCGTGGGATGGAAAAATGGGAAAGGAGATGCCACTTTGCCCGGTGGGAGAAGGTATCAAGCTAAATATTCAAGGACTAGTCATTTTTATAAGACATTTCCACAATAGAAATGGTTATCGAGATTCAGATACAAAgaagagattttattgatgtaagCGATTCGCACAAAGTTCAGATGCAGTCAATATGGCTGGTTTTCTAAAGATGTCAAATTACCATGTGGGACGGGTGTACAAAAAGGTAGTGTAAAAGAAAGAGTGAACTTCTCAAAGTTCATGGGGTCTTTGAAACTAGTAATCGAATAAGATTTTGGCTAGATTTATGGTGTTAGGATActactttaaaaaataaatttcccTAAATGTCTCTTCTGACAACTTGAAATGCAACAATAGCTCAGTATAGAAACATAAGAAGTTGGTGCTACATGTCAAAAAACATAGAGGGGATACTAATCACCTTTTCAGTGTAGCTTTTTATTTAGAGTTAAAGTCTGTAACATACACATTTTTTAACAAGGCATTATTACTCATAAGAACAGTCGGGGAGGCATCTACTTGTTGGAGGACAATGATGATGGAGCAGGAGAAATTGTTTGCTGAGACGGCTCCAATGTTTAGATAATTTGGAGAAAGAGGAATGGCATAATTTTTGGAAGGCATTTAACATTTTCTCGTTAACCTTAAGAGTTTTTATGTAATCTGTACATTTGGTGTAATAAGAAGTAGAGCACTACACTttgcataaataatatttttgtgatgCTTAGTTACTAGTTGTCATACATCTGTAACTTGTATGTTACAACTTTCTTGGTGCCTTATAATTAAAattacatttttattattttaaaaaatggaAAAGGCAAGACCATTTTCGCAAATAATTCTTTGGGATTCTTACCAGAGAATGGAAGTTAGAAGAAGTGTAAAGAGAATTGTTCCAAAATTCAAATTCTTTGGGAAGAACATCATATCATCTGTCTTTTTCATGGTGTGGTGCATAAGCATAGGCATACACATTTATTCAAAAATTTGTTCCAGAGTAATTTCTAGAGAAGTGTGCTGATCATTTGTGGTTGTTTATCacaaacagcctctctacctttacaaggtagggataaggtctgcgtacagccCCCCTACCCTACtttgtgggattatattgggtttgttgttgttgttgtaggtgAGTTCACACACAAACGACAGAAATTTTAAGGTTTCTACAGTTTTAGGTTCGGATTTCATTGTATTTGCAGGAATTTTTGCAGAAGTTACCAGAGCATCAACGGGGCGATGCCGTGAGTTCAATGGTGTATGAGGCTAATGCTAGAGTGAGGGATCCAGTTTATGGTTGTGTTGGAGCTATAGCATCTTTGCAGAACCAAGTTAGCCTTCTCCAAATGCAACTGGCAGTTGCTCAAGCTGAAGTGGTGTGCATGCAGATGACTATGGACATGGAAGAACCACAAAAACTGTGGGAGTCCTTGTGGTCATGATCTATGCTGCACAAACTCTTCAAAACAGCTGTCACAcctgtgtcggatcctccaaaaaagCACTGCTACACACACCCATCAACGTTTTCGGAGAGCTCGAGCAACATAGGTCATTATAGTAACTATGTTGCTTGACTAGGATGCCTGCCCATTCTTGTTTGCTATCAAGGTCTTTCTCTATTTTTCCCTCCTTATCCATACTGTACATCTTATAGCACATCTCTACCTGCCCTCCAAGAGATGATGTGGACCATTGTTAATCATATTGTAAATGTCTAAACATATAGTTATGAGCTATTATGACATGCAGTTGTTATGTGCTGAGTTGACACATTGTATATATATTAGTTTTCCTCTTTGCCTTTTTATTTATCTGCATTCTATGGGTTtcagaccccacttatgggatttCGCTGGGCTGTTGCTGTTGTTCTGTGGGTTTCAGAATTGAGCCGATGCCCCAATCTTGTGCCATGTACGCGCTGACACATTGACTTTGCACTATATATAGATCGGACAGTTTAAATCTTGAACAAACTTTGTATTTAGTGCATTGATGTTTGTACCCTTTCTTTCATGGAAACTGCTCCACCATGATTGATATGTTTTCCTTTCTACTTTCTGTTCTTTCCTCTTGTTTATTTTGGCCTCCATGCTTGAACACCATGCTGGAGAAACAAATGtacagtatttttttttttttgggggggggggggggttagacTTATCAAACTGACTTTCTTCCCCACTCTTTCAACATACAATCTGATGTAAAACTTGCAAATAATACCTGCTAAAACTATGCTCAAGTGAAGTTTGCTTTTTATAGATGTCTCTGTGCTATGTGTGTAGTGGCAAATTATGCAGACGTTTAAACATTAGTCTTTTCTCCAATAGGAGATACTATTTTACCAAGTAATGAGAATTCTATTGGTGCAGCTTTGGAGTTCTTTACAGCTTTTCTATCAGGAATGATTGAGTAACAGattattttgttgatttttttggcaattataatattattttttaccAAGTAAATTTATGTGCAGGACTTAAAAAAACCAAGCTGCTCTTGGACATCAGCCCAAGTATCAGTATCACCTAAAAAAACATCAGACGTACTTCATCCTAAATCTCATCATTTGTTGAATTAGAAGTACAAGATTTTTCTTCACTTCACTGAACTCTTCCTTCCTTCCCTTGCAAAAAATATGCAGAGTAAAGCTGTGTACAACATACCCCGTGGTCCGGTCCTTcctcggaccccgcgcatagcagTAGCTTAGTGCATCGGACtgccacttttttttttttaaaactgaactcttccttccTTCTCCCTTCCTCACGGCACTACGCTTGCTTGAGTCATTTAGGCTACCAGATATTGTTTGGTTGCCATTTATTGGAGTTTGTAAGAGAACTTCCATTGGTGTTTTTACTTGTGGATGTTAACAATTTTGGATTAAGAAAACTTTGTTTTCAATCCAACTCTCACTAATTTTCAGTACTTTATAAAATGTTTTCCATGTCTTTTATACATATGAAACATATTTCTTGAAAAATGAGTTCAAAGCTACTCAATTCACTTATGAGATACACTTAGCAATTCAGATGCGGGTGCAAATACTTCCATTCTGGATTGACATGGACAAGACGGAAAGCCTGTGGGCTAATTGCAACCTCCATTGTAACTTAACAAAATTTAATGTGCCATCACCTTTTGTCACTGGTCAGTATAGTTCTGGATGTTGCAAATAATAAGGCTCTTATGGTAAGAGCTCTAGTGGCATTAGGGGATGTACAACCATGCAGTTATGTTTCTTGGGTAATTTGCTGCTAATTGGTACTGTAAGTAACAAAATCAAACATATTGAAAAATACTGCAATCTTATAGAGTAGTTAACTATATTGAGATATGAAGGATTTCCCTCAGAAAGTAGAACTAGATATAGGAATTGATCATGCTACTATTGACCTTGTGGATAGAAGAGTTGATCATGGCTACGACCGATTCCTTGCGACCACAAACATGAATCTGATAGAAGTATATTGGAATACATTCACTTCGATTCCTTGAAACCACAAGAGCAGAAAACTGATAAAAATTCCTCTTTGAAGATCTAAAATGCAGAAAACATTCCGTCAAATCCTCATCACATTTTATCAATATCGTATCACCCTCTTTATCTACATACGTGAAATCAAAACTTTCAATCGATGACTCGACCCTCTTTGCCACTTCCTCTTCTAAATCCTTCATCTTAGAAGAAAGAGTTAGCTTCAATTTTAGCATCCCATCTCCATATTTCACCTTTGTAATCACAGCTGTACCATCTCGGATTTCTGTAACATGTGCTCCAACTTTAGCTCCATTAATTGTGTCTTCCTTGTTAGGCGAATCAGAAGATTGCTGGAATTTTGTACTAGCATTGACGTCTTCCTCAGCAGGGAGGATGGATTTCATTTTACGAGAGGGGgagcattttcttttcttctccttatTCTTGGGCGGCCATCTAGTTATACCGTATAATCTACATATACGCTTCACCGTTGATTTGCCAACTGCATCAGAATAATCCCAGGTACAAAAATGTCTTCAGTGAATCTTAAACTACAATATACACATATGATTTGGACTAAAGGAAAGGAGAAGATAAAGAAATCATATCAATCATTCAATCGATCAACTACGTCTCAATACTAGCTAGTTAGAGACCGCAAGATGAATCCTCCGTATCCATTCACTCAGCTCCCGCTTTGGCCTTAagttttttgcaaaaaaaaaaaaaaaaaaaattgaaaacattGTTTGGTTATAAAAAGTGACTAGTTTTTGGGCGGTTTTTGGAGAAGAATTTTTCAAGTTTCAAAACGTGGTTTGAACTAGTTTtctactcacaaaacttcaacttCTTTTCCAGTAAAATGCATCaccaaacataatttcaacttccaaaaactatttttcatctcatcttcaaaagttttttttttcctaGTTTCAACCAAGTCTATGTCCGAACGCTAGCTCAATTTGGGTTCATTTCATTCCAATCACTGGTAAACAATTTACCTTTTAAGACAAATTTGGGATATTCTAATCTAGAATTTCTTTAGATCTTACACTTTACCTTAAAATGACATAGGAGCTTCTAATTAGATTAAAAGGACTCTTCGCAAACATGGTGTAATACTCGGACCCCTCGAGCATATCTTAATAGTGACTTGGAACATGTTGTGAACTTGACATTGTAATGAGTTGTATAGGTACTGAAGTAGAGACGGAGTGTTTCATTGGTGAGCCCCACTCATTGTTCTATGCTTAGATATGCTTTCCTTTTTTGTCCTCAGCAAGAACTAAGCTAGACAGTTGTAATGACTCTCTAGAATATGCTTCATGGAATCTATTACGGATTTGGGACTACATTAAGTGTTGGATCCTCAATTGTTATGTTTTAATTTGCTTATGTTAATCCTTGGTCCATACTAGCGTTACGAGACAGATTAATGGATGTGGATATACTGTGGGCGGGCAAGCTGACTCACGCTTAGAGTTTGGGTTGTGATACACTGGATCTTATATAAATATAATAACAATAACTAAACCTTAGTCCAAGTAGTTAGTATCATTTATATGGATCATTTGCTTCATGTGTACTAATcttaaagaaagaagaaagatacAAGTAGAAGAGTTTTGGAAAGAGTTTATGATACCTCCCAAATCATCAGCAGCGGCATCTTCAGTCATTGACGAGCGGTCTTCAATTTTTTTGAGGTTGATGTTATGATCGCGTTCTATCCtctctctttctttctgaatCTCCGACTCAGAGGTTAATGTCCGTTTACcgttttttcttttgttcacaGCATTTGCTCCCTGCTTTGCCTGTCGTGTTGATAATTCCAGCTGcagttttctttctttgttttgagAGGTTTTAGCGCTAGTTGAAGATCCAGCGGAATTGCACTGTTCTTCACTTACAGCTATGCTATCCCTTTCAGCATTTATCTCATTAATATCCAAACTCAGTTGCTGATTTGTTTCGGAAGAAAGAGACTGCTGATTTGGTGTGTCAAGCAACATCAACTTTCCTCCATTTGGCAATGGCTCAACATTATGCAGTTCCTTAGTAGTTTGACAGATATTAAAAGAATCAAGTTCATCGTCAGAAGAAATCTTGATGCCTTCAACAGGTAACTTCTTTTCAAAATCATGTCCAACTGCAACCTTAAAGAAGTGCAACTGTTGTTTCACCGTGTCCAAAACCAACTTCAGGAAGTCTTGTAGATTCCTATGCAGAAGCTCATTTGGGGGCAAGAAGAACTCTAGTATGTAAACATTGTCATCATTGCCTGGAGCACTTAAACAGATTGCAAAACAACCAGTTAAACCAGCTTCGCGAGCACAAGTTACCAAGGGGTATTCCATTATGCTCAACTGTGTTACATCTCGGCAAAAGCACGAAGATTTTGATGAGAAAGCCCTACCTACAACACTGTAGCCTTCTAATATGTATTGAATACCACTCGCATATTTGAATAAACTTAAGTTTTGGTTATCACTGATTGCAATGTGTCGTTGTCTAACAGTGATAGCTTTTCCTGTGCACCATGAATCAGCAACACTGACCCAAATCTGAGCAAAGAGATATTGATGTTTTTGACATACCATTTCGATTGCCTTGTATATTCCACCAAGAGCACATTCCCGGTCATCCAAAACCTGCCTTGAGACTGTCTTTGTCAATATGAATTCAAGATGGAGATATCACTGAAGCTTAAACAAATAGAGCCAAAGGAATTAAATATGGTCCGAAGGGAGACATTACTGGAAAAGAGCTTGATCTACTGGACAACTTACTTTCAAATTAAGCGGACAATATGAATCCGGAGATTTCAAGTCCACCACCTAAAAAATGAAGTCAAAAGTGGAAAAGAATAAACAGCGGTTGAATAATACAGTGTACAGTTTTAATTTCCTCTTTTCTTGTCAcctcttctttttgttcttctgaAACGATGAAAGGAAAACAGTGCACTAAAAGGGACCATGGATGCCAAACAAGATGAGCTAGAGGTTCAACAtttaaggttggaaaaagttGAAGGTATGTGTAAAAACCTGGAGCATCTTAAAAATGGGCAAGACAGAGTTTCGAAAATATCCATTCGTTTGTTAGGTGACTGGTGACCAACTCAAGGACCCCAACAAAGGTGTCTCAAGATGGATCAAAGACAGGGACATCATAACACCATTGTATGCCCCAGGCTACAGCATCAGCCCGTAAAGGGAATTCTTGTTTGCAGTAATTCTTCACGTCTGTACATAGTTCAGGCAGCCTATGTTTGAACACATGTCCGGGGGGACCAAGGTCATTTTCACATTGGGTACCGTTCTTCAGCTCAACAGGAATTGCCCGGCTCAAGCACTTCTGCCTGTACGAACATAGTCCACCATCTAGTCTGGTAAGACCAAAAGGCTGATCTGAAGTTGTTAGGAAAGTCTGGCCATAAATTACAATACTAGCCCAGAACTGAATAAGATAATTGCAGGATAATTTCTCTACACGTTGGAGTGCAATCTTAACTCTTTCCTTGATTGTCATGCGTTTAGTAACAACATCTGCAGTTGTGGCATGCACAAATATTGTATTAGTACTTGTAGCCTAACCGGTAAAGTTACTGTCATGTAACCAGGagatcacgggttcgagccgtggaaacagcctcttgcataaatgcagggtaaggctgcgtacaatagacccttgtggtccggcccttccccggaccccgcgcatagcgggagcttagtgcaccaaaCTGCCCTTCTTTACTTGTAGCCTAAAGCTACATTTAGGTAGTACAAAGAATATTACTCCCAGGTTTTGTAAAAGGCTTGTAGCAACAATTTTACTGATTGGCCAAAGCAATTAAGTTACCTATATCTAATTTAAGGAATTTCCTTGAATTCAAATCCGCGAAGCAGTACTACTAATGATAATCTCAGAGCAAGTCAAAAGAATAGGTTGAGGATTGAAAGTTCAGACCTTTATATCCAGGATAAATTTTCAAGTGAATGAGAAGTTCTTCTTCTAAGGTGTGGCAAGCACAAAATTCAATGGCAACCATGATGGTGAATATCTTGTACCTAAAGTATGTAACTGAATTGCAACAATGATTGTCAAAATGGAAACAAATTGCTagaatttcccaaagaagaaacaaaaagaacCTAATTTTGAAGCAATGAGAGTGAAACTTGCAATGCATTTTAGAAAATTCTTAGCTGATTCCCATCCCATCTATAAAGAtcaacatttttttttatatttgataaTTGTGGTGTCCGATTACACGGGTATCTGTTACCTCCCACCAGCATATGAGGTACTTGATAACAGTGTCCACCAAGGCTTGGACAAATACGAAgaaatcacctaatatttttgCTTCTGATAGAACAACAAAACTTTAAACCACCAAAGCAAAAATTCTCTCCTCATTCATGGGCAAATAGGAAGTCCAACAATTCTTAAGGAAATGATTGTCAAAATAGGTACAAAAAATaacagcccggtgcactaagctccagCTATGCGCATGGTCCGGGAAGGgctggaccacaagggtctattataTGCAATCTTAACCTGAATTTTTATAAGAGTCTGTTTCCTCGGCTCGAACATGTgaccagtggcggagccacctTGTAGGAAGGGTCGCGGAAAAATATACTATGTAGGtaggtaaaaaaataaattatatgtatatatatatattatgtattgACTCCCCTTAATTTCCTGGTACGTTTACTTTTATATACTTAGCTGCAATTGGCAGTGTATCTCAGAAAATACTTAGCTGAATTTCATCCCATGTATAAAGATCAAAATAATTTCAAGCCCACCAAAAACCAAAAATTCTTCTTCCCTACAATTTATGAGAAATCAAATATAGTAAGTTCTTACGGGAGAAGTGATTCAGAAGCTGCTCTGCATCATCACGTtcactccaaaaaacccatataCCATTGGGTTCACTGAACACACTCTCCATTCTTGAAACCaaattactttcttttctttctttttg
The Nicotiana sylvestris chromosome 11, ASM39365v2, whole genome shotgun sequence DNA segment above includes these coding regions:
- the LOC104238270 gene encoding protein NLP7-like isoform X3 — its product is MAGRNEAFRICGSVSEALSYMPCPLQYTEPNTKNDLWVFWSQHNNEFPSVFPSTADTTIYHDTIKEKIASALKNAYISDNFGCWLVQFWAPVTTKDQVFLTTCDLPFGLTKLHEGLCFYRSECLKFRIPIVTDCSENEYRLGPTERVFKHGLPEMSPDISRYSVADFPQHGSALIAGLGNYLAVPVFEPLSNERAGVLEIIGDKKGSFSQDFVQMVYEMLNKVDLRSSNIYGHPDKKQGLRGLERALKEIEEQLSFICRTHQLPLAQTWLPILDGSSIKRFMTTKEQFCICTSAGYEFRAACDMFHLGKSQGVVSKAFLTRSSCFCSDITQLSMIEYPLAHVAHRVGLHSSFAMCLQSSYTGDYVYLLEFFLPQDNKSDCRSPQTILNMLLASMERQFRSFKLASGQKLGEKLSVEIIPVPSDDGLNSFEICHGVKPLSDIEAVARPGKIEWFDPLNRLLKSGNTVHICPENIDLTTSSRTANTTTKLTNVRVLTNRVVSNSSEEESMMKISEGHHRINRVVLPQSVGAKVNGTDTTLASQSAPNSLGTKHLEINDMNCSSDQLQSANVADRHCEESSGGETTTSLTHAAKPATQAVGVQNESTVPRKCPKFLLSGVRGDELERLAKVSKFYDRAELQEFLQKLPEHQRGDAVSSMVYEANARVRDPVYGCVGAIASLQNQVSLLQMQLAVAQAEVVCMQMTMDMEEPQKLWESLWS
- the LOC104238270 gene encoding protein NLP7-like isoform X1 gives rise to the protein MKMAGRNEAFRICGSVSEALSYMPCPLQYTEPNTKNDLWVFWSQHNNEFPSVFPSTADTTIYHDTIKEKIASALKNAYISDNFGCWLVQFWAPVTTKDQVFLTTCDLPFGLTKLHEGLCFYRSECLKFRIPIVTDCSENEYRLGPTERVFKHGLPEMSPDISRYSVADFPQHGSALIAGLGNYLAVPVFEPLSNERAGVLEIIGDKKGSFSQDFVQMVYEMLNKVDLRSSNIYGHPDKKQGLRGLERALKEIEEQLSFICRTHQLPLAQTWLPILDGSSIKRFMTTKEQFCICTSAGYEFRAACDMFHLGKSQGVVSKAFLTRSSCFCSDITQLSMIEYPLAHVAHRVGLHSSFAMCLQSSYTGDYVYLLEFFLPQDNKSDCRSPQTILNMLLASMERQFRSFKLASGQKLGEKLSVEIIPVPSDDGLNSFEICHGVKPLSDIEAVARPGKIEWFDPLNRLLKSGNTVHICPENIDLTTSSRTANTTTKLTNVRVLTNRVVSNSSEEESMMKISEGHHRINRVVLPQSVGAKVNGTDTTLASQSAPNSLGTKHLEINDMNCSSDQLQSANVADRHCEESSGGETTTSLTHAAKPATQAVGVQNESTVPRKCPKFLLSGVRGDELERLAKVSKFYDRAELQEFLQKLPEHQRGDAVSSMVYEANARVRDPVYGCVGAIASLQNQVSLLQMQLAVAQAEVVCMQMTMDMEEPQKLWESLWS
- the LOC104238270 gene encoding protein NLP7-like isoform X2, producing the protein MKMAGRNEAFRICGSVSEALSYMPCPLQYTEPNTKNDLWVFWSQHNNEFPSVFPSTADTTIYHDTIKEKIASALKNAYISDNFGCWLVQFWAPVTTKDQVFLTTCDLPFGLTKLHEGLCFYRSECLKFRIPIVTDCSENEYRLGPTERVFKHGLPEMSPDISRYSVADFPQHGSALIAGLGNYLAVPVFEPLSNERAGVLEIIGDKKGSFSQDFVQMVYEMLNKVDLRSSNIYGHPDKKGLRGLERALKEIEEQLSFICRTHQLPLAQTWLPILDGSSIKRFMTTKEQFCICTSAGYEFRAACDMFHLGKSQGVVSKAFLTRSSCFCSDITQLSMIEYPLAHVAHRVGLHSSFAMCLQSSYTGDYVYLLEFFLPQDNKSDCRSPQTILNMLLASMERQFRSFKLASGQKLGEKLSVEIIPVPSDDGLNSFEICHGVKPLSDIEAVARPGKIEWFDPLNRLLKSGNTVHICPENIDLTTSSRTANTTTKLTNVRVLTNRVVSNSSEEESMMKISEGHHRINRVVLPQSVGAKVNGTDTTLASQSAPNSLGTKHLEINDMNCSSDQLQSANVADRHCEESSGGETTTSLTHAAKPATQAVGVQNESTVPRKCPKFLLSGVRGDELERLAKVSKFYDRAELQEFLQKLPEHQRGDAVSSMVYEANARVRDPVYGCVGAIASLQNQVSLLQMQLAVAQAEVVCMQMTMDMEEPQKLWESLWS
- the LOC104233289 gene encoding protein NLP6-like isoform X1, with translation MLQVVDLKSPDSYCPLNLKVLDDRECALGGIYKAIEMVCQKHQYLFAQIWVSVADSWCTGKAITVRQRHIAISDNQNLSLFKYASGIQYILEGYSVVGRAFSSKSSCFCRDVTQLSIMEYPLVTCAREAGLTGCFAICLSAPGNDDNVYILEFFLPPNELLHRNLQDFLKLVLDTVKQQLHFFKVAVGHDFEKKLPVEGIKISSDDELDSFNICQTTKELHNVEPLPNGGKLMLLDTPNQQSLSSETNQQLSLDINEINAERDSIAVSEEQCNSAGSSTSAKTSQNKERKLQLELSTRQAKQGANAVNKRKNGKRTLTSESEIQKERERIERDHNINLKKIEDRSSMTEDAAADDLGVGKSTVKRICRLYGITRWPPKNKEKKRKCSPSRKMKSILPAEEDVNASTKFQQSSDSPNKEDTINGAKVGAHVTEIRDGTAVITKVKYGDGMLKLKLTLSSKMKDLEEEVAKRVESSIESFDFTYVDKEGDTILIKCDEDLTECFLHFRSSKRNFYQFSALVVSRNRSECIPIYFYQIHVCGRKESVVAMINSSIHKVNSSMINSYI
- the LOC104233289 gene encoding protein NLP6-like isoform X2, with protein sequence MVCQKHQYLFAQIWVSVADSWCTGKAITVRQRHIAISDNQNLSLFKYASGIQYILEGYSVVGRAFSSKSSCFCRDVTQLSIMEYPLVTCAREAGLTGCFAICLSAPGNDDNVYILEFFLPPNELLHRNLQDFLKLVLDTVKQQLHFFKVAVGHDFEKKLPVEGIKISSDDELDSFNICQTTKELHNVEPLPNGGKLMLLDTPNQQSLSSETNQQLSLDINEINAERDSIAVSEEQCNSAGSSTSAKTSQNKERKLQLELSTRQAKQGANAVNKRKNGKRTLTSESEIQKERERIERDHNINLKKIEDRSSMTEDAAADDLGVGKSTVKRICRLYGITRWPPKNKEKKRKCSPSRKMKSILPAEEDVNASTKFQQSSDSPNKEDTINGAKVGAHVTEIRDGTAVITKVKYGDGMLKLKLTLSSKMKDLEEEVAKRVESSIESFDFTYVDKEGDTILIKCDEDLTECFLHFRSSKRNFYQFSALVVSRNRSECIPIYFYQIHVCGRKESVVAMINSSIHKVNSSMINSYI